The Pseudomonas berkeleyensis genome includes a region encoding these proteins:
- the algC gene encoding phosphomannomutase/phosphoglucomutase → MSNSQSAPKLPADIFRAYDIRGVVGDTLTAEYAYWIGRAIGSQSLAQGEPKVIVGRDGRLSGPELLQQLVQGLLDCGCEVTDIGMVPTPVVYFAANVLEGRSAVMLTGSHNPPDYNGFKIIIAGDTLANEQILALKTRLDNNDLASGVGSVQQVDVLQRYFKTIRDDIALAKPLRVVVDCGNGAAGVIAPQLIEALGCSVIPLFCEVDGTFPNHHPDPGKPENLVDLIARVKAENADLGLAFDGDGDRVGVVTNTGTIVYPDRLLMLFAKDVVSRNPGADIIFDVKCTRRLTPLISGYGGRPVMWKTGHSLIKKKMKETGALLAGEMSGHIFFKERWYGFDDGIYSAARLLEILSLEKRNAEQVFSAFPSDISTPEINIKVTEQTKFGMIERLQREGQWGEANITSIDGVRVDYPKGWGLIRASNTTPVLVLRFEADTQEELERIQDVFRAQLLKVAPDLSLPF, encoded by the coding sequence ATGAGCAATAGCCAAAGCGCCCCGAAACTTCCCGCCGACATCTTCCGCGCCTACGACATCCGTGGCGTGGTCGGCGACACCCTGACCGCCGAATACGCCTACTGGATCGGCCGCGCCATCGGCTCGCAGAGCCTGGCCCAGGGCGAGCCCAAGGTCATCGTCGGCCGTGACGGCCGCCTGTCCGGCCCCGAGCTGCTGCAGCAACTGGTGCAAGGCCTACTCGACTGCGGCTGCGAAGTCACCGATATCGGCATGGTGCCGACTCCGGTCGTCTACTTCGCTGCCAACGTGCTGGAAGGCCGCTCGGCCGTGATGCTCACCGGCAGCCACAACCCACCGGACTACAACGGTTTCAAGATCATCATCGCTGGCGACACCCTGGCCAACGAGCAGATCCTCGCGCTGAAAACCCGCCTGGACAACAACGACCTGGCCAGCGGCGTCGGCAGCGTGCAACAGGTCGATGTCCTGCAGCGCTACTTCAAGACCATCCGTGACGACATCGCCCTGGCCAAGCCGCTGCGCGTGGTGGTCGACTGCGGCAACGGCGCCGCTGGCGTGATCGCCCCGCAGTTGATCGAGGCCCTGGGCTGCAGCGTCATCCCGCTGTTCTGCGAAGTCGACGGCACCTTCCCCAACCACCACCCGGATCCGGGCAAGCCGGAGAACCTGGTCGACCTGATCGCCCGCGTCAAAGCCGAGAACGCCGACCTCGGCCTGGCCTTCGACGGCGACGGCGACCGCGTCGGCGTGGTGACCAACACCGGCACCATCGTCTACCCGGATCGCCTGCTGATGCTGTTCGCCAAGGACGTGGTCTCGCGCAATCCGGGCGCGGACATCATCTTCGACGTCAAATGCACCCGTCGCCTGACCCCACTGATCAGCGGCTATGGTGGCCGTCCGGTGATGTGGAAAACCGGTCACTCGCTGATCAAGAAGAAGATGAAGGAAACCGGCGCACTGCTGGCCGGCGAAATGAGCGGCCACATCTTCTTCAAGGAGCGCTGGTACGGCTTCGATGACGGTATCTACAGCGCCGCTCGCCTGCTGGAAATCCTCAGCCTCGAAAAACGCAACGCCGAGCAAGTGTTCAGCGCCTTCCCGAGCGACATCTCCACGCCAGAAATCAACATCAAGGTCACCGAGCAGACCAAGTTCGGCATGATCGAGCGCCTGCAACGCGAAGGCCAATGGGGCGAAGCGAATATCACCAGCATCGACGGTGTGCGCGTCGATTACCCCAAAGGCTGGGGCCTGATCCGCGCCTCCAACACCACGCCGGTACTGGTGCTGCGTTTCGAGGCCGACACCCAGGAAGAGCTGGAGCGCATCCAGGATGTGTTCCGCGCCCAGTTGCTCAAGGTCGCACCCGACCTGTCACTCCCCTTTTGA
- the rpoZ gene encoding DNA-directed RNA polymerase subunit omega, which produces MARVTVEDCLDNVDNRFELVMLATKRSRQLATGGKEPKVAWENDKPTVVALREIAAGLVDYEVVAQEDIVEEEPLFAAFEEEANEPL; this is translated from the coding sequence ATGGCTCGCGTTACCGTCGAAGATTGCCTGGACAACGTTGATAACCGCTTCGAACTGGTCATGCTCGCGACCAAGCGTTCGCGCCAGCTGGCCACCGGCGGCAAAGAGCCGAAAGTGGCTTGGGAAAACGACAAGCCCACCGTAGTAGCCCTGCGCGAAATCGCCGCTGGCCTGGTGGACTATGAAGTCGTCGCCCAGGAAGACATCGTCGAAGAAGAACCGCTGTTCGCTGCCTTCGAGGAAGAGGCCAACGAGCCTCTGTAA
- a CDS encoding tetratricopeptide repeat protein produces MNVRVLLAALLCMAIGGCGEATGGLAEQAQLQVLRVEAERLHDDGQSEQAIAKFEKLVASPAASDAQKAYALRYISLGYYELGDYPRSGEYAAKAAAFYPEGSYDYLVNMADAELMLGKVPEAVVRLEQAIALAPRNLAANNVLGLVYLGDNGEQYVDYRKALIYNQAAYEIEPGRITEIVLVRNLLALQEYEQARTHLLDLSQRYADDEHVQHLLAQAEAGLAQAQE; encoded by the coding sequence ATGAATGTACGGGTTCTGCTCGCCGCGTTGCTGTGCATGGCCATTGGCGGATGCGGCGAGGCCACGGGTGGCCTTGCCGAGCAGGCGCAGTTGCAGGTGCTGAGGGTCGAGGCCGAGCGCCTGCACGATGATGGGCAGTCCGAGCAGGCGATCGCCAAGTTCGAGAAGCTGGTGGCGAGCCCGGCGGCGAGCGATGCGCAGAAGGCCTATGCCTTGCGCTATATCTCGCTGGGTTACTACGAGTTGGGCGACTACCCGCGTTCCGGTGAATACGCCGCCAAGGCTGCAGCGTTCTATCCCGAGGGCTCCTACGACTATCTGGTGAACATGGCGGATGCCGAGCTGATGTTGGGCAAGGTGCCTGAGGCGGTGGTGCGGCTGGAGCAGGCGATCGCCCTGGCACCGCGCAATCTGGCGGCCAACAATGTACTGGGGCTGGTTTATCTCGGGGATAACGGCGAGCAGTACGTCGACTACCGCAAGGCGCTGATCTACAACCAGGCCGCCTACGAGATCGAACCGGGGCGCATCACCGAGATCGTCCTCGTGCGTAACCTGCTTGCCTTGCAGGAGTACGAGCAGGCCAGAACCCATCTGCTCGACTTGAGCCAGCGTTACGCCGATGACGAACATGTGCAGCACCTGCTGGCGCAAGCGGAGGCGGGCTTGGCTCAGGCGCAAGAGTGA
- a CDS encoding DUF4870 domain-containing protein: MIDQQLTPLPEPAARRWAMFCHYSAFFWFLAPMIGNVLGPLIVWQLKKDLDPFVDEQGKEALNFQITVSLALMVCGLLAWVLIGFPLMLLVCAVALVLTIIAGIKANEGQNYRYPFSWRLVK; encoded by the coding sequence ATGATCGATCAGCAATTGACTCCATTGCCTGAGCCGGCTGCTCGGCGTTGGGCCATGTTTTGCCACTATTCGGCATTCTTTTGGTTTCTCGCACCGATGATCGGAAACGTGCTGGGGCCGCTGATTGTCTGGCAGTTGAAGAAGGATCTTGATCCCTTTGTTGACGAGCAGGGCAAAGAGGCACTGAACTTCCAGATTACTGTAAGCCTGGCTCTGATGGTCTGCGGCTTGTTGGCCTGGGTGCTGATTGGCTTTCCTTTGATGCTACTTGTTTGTGCGGTGGCATTAGTGCTGACCATCATCGCCGGTATCAAGGCCAATGAAGGGCAGAACTATCGCTACCCATTCAGTTGGCGGCTGGTGAAGTAG
- a CDS encoding YicC/YloC family endoribonuclease encodes MVHSMTAFARNEQATAHGTLSWELRSVNHRYLEPHLRLPEAFRDLEGAVREALRQGLSRGKVECTLRFAEESAGKQLQVDNERARQVIAAAEQVAALIQQPAPLNPLEVLAWPGVLVADSADPQALNAAALQLFDQALGELKAGRAREGAELAKLLNERLDSILDEVAALRELVPQMLAGQRQKIETRFAEMQAELDPQRLEQELVLLAQKSDVAEELDRLSTHVSEVRRVLKAGGAAGRRLDFLMQELNREANTLGSKAFDPRSTQAAVNLKVLIEQMREQVQNIE; translated from the coding sequence ATGGTTCACAGCATGACGGCCTTTGCCCGCAACGAGCAGGCAACCGCCCACGGCACCCTGAGCTGGGAACTGCGCTCGGTCAATCATCGCTACCTGGAGCCGCACCTGCGCCTGCCGGAAGCCTTTCGCGATCTCGAAGGCGCCGTACGCGAAGCGTTGCGCCAGGGCCTGTCGCGCGGCAAGGTGGAATGCACCCTGCGCTTCGCTGAAGAGAGCGCCGGCAAGCAATTGCAGGTCGACAACGAGCGCGCTCGCCAGGTGATCGCCGCTGCCGAACAGGTCGCCGCACTGATTCAACAGCCCGCGCCGCTCAACCCGCTGGAAGTGCTGGCCTGGCCTGGCGTGCTGGTGGCCGACTCGGCCGACCCGCAGGCACTCAACGCCGCCGCTCTGCAGCTGTTCGACCAGGCACTGGGCGAACTCAAGGCAGGCCGCGCCCGTGAAGGCGCCGAGCTGGCCAAACTGCTCAATGAGCGACTGGACAGCATCCTCGACGAAGTCGCCGCCCTGCGCGAGCTGGTGCCGCAGATGCTCGCTGGCCAGCGCCAGAAGATCGAGACCCGCTTCGCTGAAATGCAGGCCGAACTCGATCCGCAACGCCTGGAGCAAGAGCTGGTTCTGCTCGCGCAGAAGAGCGACGTGGCCGAAGAGCTGGATCGCCTCAGCACTCACGTCAGCGAAGTGCGTCGCGTGCTCAAGGCCGGCGGCGCCGCCGGTCGACGCCTGGACTTCCTGATGCAGGAACTCAACCGCGAAGCCAACACCCTCGGCTCCAAGGCCTTCGACCCACGTAGCACGCAGGCTGCCGTCAACCTGAAAGTGTTGATCGAGCAGATGCGCGAGCAGGTTCAGAATATCGAGTAA
- the gmk gene encoding guanylate kinase, producing the protein MATTTGTLYIVSAPSGAGKTSLVKALIDSEPQIRVSVSHTTRAMRPGEVDGVNYHFVDHAQFNAMLERSEFLEHAQVFDNLYGTSQKWLEQTLTEGFDLILEIDWQGAQQVRKLMPQAKSIFILPPTQEALRHRLTNRGQDSGEIIERRMREAVSEMSHYVEYDYLVINDDFNHALSDLKAIFRSNQLSQTQQQQRHAGLLSELLA; encoded by the coding sequence ATGGCCACCACGACCGGCACCCTCTATATCGTTTCCGCACCCTCCGGCGCCGGCAAGACCAGCCTGGTCAAAGCCCTGATCGACAGCGAGCCGCAGATTCGCGTCTCGGTCTCGCATACCACCCGCGCCATGCGCCCGGGCGAAGTGGATGGGGTCAACTACCACTTCGTCGATCATGCGCAGTTCAACGCCATGCTCGAACGCAGCGAATTCCTTGAGCACGCTCAGGTCTTCGACAACCTCTATGGCACCTCGCAGAAGTGGCTCGAGCAGACCCTGACCGAAGGCTTCGACCTGATCCTCGAGATCGACTGGCAAGGCGCGCAGCAGGTGCGCAAGCTGATGCCACAGGCCAAATCGATCTTCATCCTGCCGCCGACCCAGGAGGCGCTGCGCCACCGCCTGACCAACCGCGGCCAGGACAGCGGCGAGATCATCGAGCGGCGCATGCGCGAAGCGGTCAGCGAAATGAGCCACTACGTCGAGTACGACTACCTGGTGATCAACGACGACTTCAACCATGCCCTGAGCGACCTGAAGGCGATCTTCCGCAGCAACCAGTTGTCGCAAACTCAGCAACAGCAGCGCCATGCCGGCCTGCTCAGCGAACTGCTGGCGTAA
- a CDS encoding acyl-CoA thioesterase, which translates to MSSLPEASQFTFFHALRVRWAEVDPQSIVFNGHYLTYADVAITEYFRALGVAYPADLAQDGGDFFAIRTLLEYRAPARFDDQLQIGIRSARLGRSSLTFALGIWRDGELLTSGEIVYVHADGATRSSAPLPQWLREKIESFEKTQPQS; encoded by the coding sequence ATGAGCAGCCTCCCCGAAGCCAGTCAGTTCACCTTCTTTCACGCCTTGCGCGTGCGCTGGGCCGAGGTCGATCCGCAGAGCATCGTCTTCAACGGCCACTACCTGACCTACGCCGACGTCGCCATCACCGAATACTTCAGAGCCTTGGGCGTTGCCTACCCGGCGGATCTGGCGCAGGACGGCGGTGACTTCTTCGCCATCCGCACCCTGCTCGAATACCGCGCCCCGGCACGCTTCGACGATCAGTTGCAGATCGGCATCCGCAGCGCCCGCCTGGGCCGTTCCAGCCTGACCTTCGCTCTGGGCATATGGCGCGATGGTGAACTGCTGACCAGCGGTGAAATCGTCTATGTACATGCCGACGGCGCGACACGCAGCAGCGCACCGCTGCCGCAGTGGCTCAGGGAAAAGATCGAGAGTTTCGAGAAGACTCAGCCGCAGAGTTGA
- the spoT gene encoding bifunctional GTP diphosphokinase/guanosine-3',5'-bis pyrophosphate 3'-pyrophosphohydrolase codes for MAGIDALADRLSAYLGHDQVNLVRRAYFYAEQAHDGQRRRSGEAYVTHPLAVASILAEMHMDHQSLMAAMLHDVIEDTGIAKEALNAQFGETVAELVDGVSKLTQMNFETKAEAQAENFQKMAMAMARDIRVILVKLADRLHNMRTLDAMPHEKSRRIAKETLEIYAPIANRLGMHNMRVEFEDLGFKAMHPMRSERIRAAVRRARGNRKEIVAKIEESIQMCLQREGMEGEVIGREKHLYSIYQKMRGKRKAFNEIMDVYAFRIIVDKVDTCYRVLGAVHNLYKPLPGRFKDYIAIPKANGYQSLHTTLFGMHGVPIEIQIRTREMEEMANNGIAAHWLYKSNEDEVPKGNHARARQWVKGVLELQQRAGNSLEFIESVKIDLFPDEVYVFTPKGRIMELPKGSTAVDFAYAVHTDVGNTCIACRINRRLAPLSQALESGSTVEIVTAPGARPNPAWLNFVVTGKARTHIRHALKQQRRSESINLGERLLNKVLASFDTHLEKISPERIQTVLGEYRQEVIEDLLEDIGLGNRMAYVVARRLLAESGDDALPSSEGPLAIRGTEGLVMSYAKCCTPIPGDPIVGYLSAGKGMVVHMESCRNIVDIRHNPEKCIQLNWAKDVTGEFNVELRVELEHQRGLIALLASSVNAADGNIEKISMDERDGRISVVQLVVSVHDRVHLARVIKKLRALKGVMRITRVRA; via the coding sequence ATGGCTGGCATAGACGCTCTCGCCGACCGACTTTCGGCCTACCTCGGCCATGACCAGGTCAACCTAGTTCGCCGAGCCTACTTCTACGCCGAACAGGCGCACGATGGCCAACGCCGCCGCAGTGGCGAAGCCTACGTGACCCATCCGCTGGCGGTGGCCAGCATCCTCGCCGAAATGCACATGGATCATCAGAGCCTGATGGCCGCCATGCTGCACGACGTCATCGAAGACACCGGCATCGCCAAGGAAGCGCTCAACGCGCAGTTCGGCGAAACCGTGGCCGAACTGGTCGACGGGGTCAGCAAACTGACCCAGATGAACTTCGAGACCAAGGCCGAGGCGCAGGCCGAGAACTTCCAGAAGATGGCCATGGCCATGGCCCGCGACATCCGCGTGATCCTGGTCAAGCTCGCCGACCGCCTGCACAACATGCGCACCCTCGATGCCATGCCGCACGAGAAGAGCCGGCGCATCGCTAAGGAAACCCTGGAAATCTACGCCCCCATCGCCAACCGGCTGGGCATGCACAACATGCGCGTGGAGTTCGAAGACCTGGGCTTCAAGGCCATGCACCCGATGCGCTCCGAGCGCATTCGCGCCGCTGTGCGCCGCGCTCGGGGCAACCGCAAGGAAATCGTCGCCAAGATCGAAGAATCGATCCAGATGTGCCTGCAACGCGAGGGCATGGAAGGCGAAGTGATCGGTCGCGAGAAACACCTCTACAGCATCTACCAGAAGATGCGCGGCAAACGTAAGGCGTTCAACGAGATCATGGACGTCTACGCCTTCCGCATCATCGTCGACAAGGTCGACACCTGCTACCGCGTACTCGGCGCCGTGCACAACCTGTACAAGCCACTGCCCGGGCGCTTCAAGGATTACATCGCGATTCCCAAGGCCAACGGCTACCAGTCGCTGCACACCACGCTGTTCGGCATGCACGGCGTGCCCATCGAGATCCAGATCCGCACCCGCGAAATGGAAGAGATGGCCAACAACGGTATCGCCGCGCACTGGCTGTACAAATCCAACGAGGACGAAGTACCGAAGGGCAACCACGCCCGCGCGCGCCAATGGGTCAAGGGTGTGCTGGAACTGCAGCAACGCGCCGGCAACTCGCTGGAATTCATCGAGAGCGTGAAGATCGACCTGTTCCCGGACGAGGTCTACGTGTTCACGCCCAAGGGCCGCATCATGGAGCTGCCCAAAGGCTCCACCGCGGTCGACTTCGCCTACGCGGTGCACACCGACGTCGGCAACACCTGCATCGCCTGCCGCATCAACCGCCGCCTGGCGCCACTGTCGCAGGCCCTGGAAAGCGGCTCGACCGTGGAAATCGTCACCGCACCGGGGGCCCGTCCCAATCCGGCCTGGCTCAATTTCGTGGTTACCGGCAAGGCGCGCACGCACATCCGCCACGCCCTCAAGCAGCAACGCCGCTCCGAATCCATCAACCTCGGCGAACGCCTGCTGAACAAGGTATTGGCCAGCTTCGACACGCACCTGGAAAAGATTTCCCCCGAGCGTATTCAAACGGTGCTGGGCGAATACCGCCAGGAGGTCATCGAGGATCTGCTCGAAGACATCGGCCTGGGCAATCGCATGGCCTACGTCGTGGCTCGCCGCCTGCTGGCCGAGAGCGGCGACGATGCTCTGCCAAGCAGCGAAGGGCCGCTGGCGATTCGCGGCACCGAAGGCCTGGTGATGAGCTACGCCAAGTGCTGCACGCCGATCCCGGGCGACCCCATTGTCGGCTACCTGTCCGCTGGCAAGGGCATGGTGGTGCACATGGAAAGCTGCCGGAACATCGTCGACATCCGCCACAACCCGGAAAAATGCATCCAGCTCAACTGGGCCAAGGACGTTACCGGCGAATTCAACGTCGAACTGCGCGTCGAGCTTGAACACCAGCGCGGCCTGATCGCGCTGCTGGCCAGCAGCGTCAATGCCGCCGATGGCAACATCGAGAAGATCAGCATGGACGAACGCGACGGCCGTATCAGCGTGGTGCAGTTAGTGGTCAGCGTACATGACCGCGTGCACCTGGCTCGCGTGATCAAGAAACTGCGCGCCCTCAAGGGCGTGATGCGTATCACCCGAGTACGCGCCTGA
- a CDS encoding exodeoxyribonuclease III → MRIISVNVNGIQAAAERGLLSWLQAQNADVICLQDTRASAFELDDQAFQLDGYFLYACDAEVPSQGGVALYSRLQPKAVISSLGFEMADRYGRYLQADFDKVSIASLLLPSGRDGDESLNQKFKFMDDFTHYLDKQRRKRREYIYCGSLHVAHQKLDVKNWRDCQQSPGFLAPERAWMDEVVGNMGYVDALREVSREGDQFSWWPDSEQAEMLNLGYRFDYQLLTPGMRRSVRSARLPRQPRFSQHAPLIVDYDWILSV, encoded by the coding sequence ATGCGGATCATCAGTGTGAACGTGAATGGTATTCAGGCTGCGGCCGAGCGAGGTTTGCTCAGTTGGTTACAAGCCCAGAATGCCGACGTGATCTGCCTGCAGGACACCCGCGCCTCCGCCTTTGAACTGGACGACCAAGCCTTCCAACTGGATGGCTATTTCCTCTATGCATGCGATGCAGAAGTACCCAGCCAAGGCGGCGTGGCACTTTACTCGCGGTTGCAACCCAAGGCGGTAATCAGCAGCCTCGGCTTTGAAATGGCCGACCGCTACGGGCGCTACCTGCAGGCCGATTTCGACAAGGTAAGTATTGCCAGTCTGCTCCTGCCATCCGGCCGGGACGGCGACGAGAGCTTGAATCAGAAATTCAAGTTCATGGACGACTTCACCCATTATCTGGACAAGCAACGCCGCAAGCGTCGCGAGTACATCTACTGCGGCTCGCTGCACGTAGCGCACCAGAAGCTGGACGTGAAGAACTGGCGAGACTGCCAGCAATCGCCCGGATTCCTGGCGCCTGAACGCGCCTGGATGGATGAGGTGGTCGGCAACATGGGTTATGTCGATGCCCTGCGCGAAGTCAGCCGTGAAGGCGACCAGTTCAGTTGGTGGCCGGATAGCGAGCAGGCGGAAATGCTCAACCTGGGTTACCGCTTCGACTACCAGTTGCTCACCCCCGGCATGCGCCGTAGCGTGCGCAGCGCACGTCTGCCACGCCAGCCGCGCTTCTCCCAGCATGCGCCGCTGATCGTCGACTACGACTGGATTCTCAGCGTCTGA
- the rph gene encoding ribonuclease PH, translating to MKRPSGRAADQLRSIRITRNYTKHAEGSVLVEFGDTKVICTVSVESGVPRFLKGQGQGWLTAEYGMLPRATGERNQREASRGKQGGRTLEIQRLIGRSLRAALDMSKLGENTLYVDCDVIQADGGTRTASITGAMVALIDALKVLKKRGALKGEPLKQMIAAVSVGIYQGQPVLDLDYLEDSAAETDLNVVMTNAGGFIEVQGTAEGAPFQPEEFNAMLALAQKGMNEIFELQQVALKD from the coding sequence ATGAAACGTCCCAGTGGCCGCGCCGCCGATCAGTTGCGCTCGATTCGCATCACCCGCAACTACACCAAGCACGCCGAGGGCTCTGTGCTCGTGGAGTTCGGCGATACCAAGGTGATCTGCACCGTCAGCGTCGAGTCCGGCGTACCGCGTTTTCTCAAGGGGCAGGGTCAAGGCTGGCTGACTGCCGAGTACGGCATGTTGCCGCGCGCCACCGGCGAGCGTAACCAGCGCGAAGCCAGCCGTGGCAAGCAGGGTGGCCGTACCCTGGAGATCCAGCGTCTGATCGGCCGTTCGCTGCGCGCGGCACTGGACATGAGCAAGCTGGGCGAGAACACCCTGTACGTCGACTGCGACGTGATCCAGGCCGATGGCGGTACCCGTACTGCGTCGATCACTGGCGCCATGGTGGCGCTGATCGATGCGCTGAAAGTGCTGAAGAAGCGTGGTGCGCTGAAAGGCGAGCCGCTCAAGCAGATGATCGCGGCGGTTTCGGTCGGTATCTATCAGGGGCAACCCGTGCTGGATCTGGATTACCTGGAAGACTCTGCGGCCGAGACCGACCTCAATGTGGTCATGACCAACGCCGGTGGCTTCATCGAAGTGCAGGGCACCGCCGAAGGCGCACCATTCCAGCCCGAGGAATTCAACGCCATGCTGGCGCTGGCGCAGAAGGGCATGAACGAGATTTTCGAGTTGCAGCAAGTGGCTCTCAAAGACTGA
- the pyrE gene encoding orotate phosphoribosyltransferase, translating to MQAYQRDFIRFAIERGVLRFGQFTLKSGRTSPYFFNAGLFDSGLALAQLGRFYAAAIVDSGIDFDVLFGPAYKGIPLAATTAVALAEHHQRDLPWCFNRKEAKDHGEGGTLVGAPLKGRVLIVDDVITAGTAIREVMQIIQGQGAQAAGTLIALNRQERGQGELSAIQEVERDFGMPVVSIVSLEQVLEYLAGDAELKQYLPAVEAYRAEYGI from the coding sequence ATGCAAGCGTACCAGCGTGATTTCATCCGTTTTGCCATCGAGCGCGGGGTTCTGCGTTTCGGCCAGTTCACCCTCAAGTCCGGGCGTACCAGCCCCTACTTCTTCAATGCCGGCCTGTTCGACAGCGGTCTGGCACTGGCGCAACTGGGTCGCTTCTATGCGGCCGCCATCGTCGATAGCGGCATCGACTTCGACGTGCTGTTCGGCCCGGCCTACAAAGGCATTCCGCTGGCGGCGACCACTGCGGTGGCACTGGCCGAGCATCATCAGCGTGATCTGCCCTGGTGCTTCAACCGCAAGGAAGCCAAGGATCATGGCGAAGGGGGCACCCTGGTCGGTGCGCCGCTCAAGGGCCGTGTGCTGATCGTCGATGATGTGATCACTGCTGGCACCGCGATTCGTGAGGTCATGCAGATCATCCAGGGCCAGGGCGCCCAGGCTGCCGGTACACTGATCGCGCTGAATCGCCAGGAACGTGGTCAGGGCGAGCTTTCCGCCATCCAGGAAGTCGAGCGCGATTTCGGCATGCCGGTAGTGAGCATCGTGTCACTCGAACAGGTACTGGAATATCTGGCAGGTGATGCTGAACTGAAGCAATATCTTCCGGCTGTCGAAGCCTATCGCGCCGAGTACGGAATCTAG
- a CDS encoding DUF4124 domain-containing protein codes for MPAPLLTRCTLLCSLLLPLSGVAAELYRYVDDKGVTVLSRQGVPPEFIGKGYEVLNDQGRVVRVIPPAPTPEEFARMQADKARASSDAQLLRLYTNLDDVDRARERKLAELDSVTSVARGNLQSVRTQQANLQSQAADHERAGRQVPEPLLVQINNLKEEQQRLLRDIARYKEARTQAEAGFAADRARLAELFGGPRNQP; via the coding sequence ATGCCTGCACCGCTCCTGACCCGCTGTACGCTGCTATGTAGCCTGCTGCTGCCGTTGTCTGGAGTGGCTGCCGAGTTGTATCGCTACGTCGACGACAAGGGCGTGACGGTGCTCAGTCGGCAGGGTGTGCCGCCCGAGTTCATCGGCAAGGGTTACGAGGTGCTCAACGATCAGGGCCGTGTAGTGCGAGTGATTCCGCCGGCTCCGACGCCGGAAGAGTTTGCCCGCATGCAGGCGGACAAGGCCCGTGCCAGCAGCGATGCCCAGTTGCTGCGTTTGTACACCAATCTCGATGATGTCGACCGTGCTCGCGAGCGCAAGCTGGCCGAGCTCGACAGTGTCACCAGCGTGGCTCGCGGCAATCTGCAGTCGGTGCGTACTCAGCAGGCCAACCTGCAGAGCCAGGCCGCGGATCATGAACGGGCCGGGCGTCAGGTGCCGGAACCGCTGCTGGTGCAGATCAACAACCTCAAGGAAGAGCAGCAGCGTCTGCTGCGTGATATCGCCCGCTACAAGGAGGCGCGTACCCAGGCCGAGGCTGGCTTCGCCGCTGACCGGGCGCGTCTGGCCGAGTTGTTCGGTGGGCCTCGAAACCAGCCATGA
- the argB gene encoding acetylglutamate kinase, which yields MTLERDAAAQVAKVLSEALPYIRRFVGKTLVIKYGGNAMESEELKQGFARDIVLMKAVGINPVVVHGGGPQIGDLLKRLSIESHFIDGMRVTDTATMDVVEMVLGGQVNKSIVNLINQHGGSAIGLTGKDAGLIRAKKLKVSRQTPEMTQPEIIDIGHVGEVTGVNTELLNMLVKGNFIPVIAPIGVGQDGESYNINADLVAGKVAEALKAEKLMLLTNIAGLMDKQGEVLTGLTTEQVDALIADGTIYGGMLPKIRCALEAVQGGVNSAHIVDGRVPNAVLLEIFTDSGVGTLITNRKRS from the coding sequence ATGACCCTCGAGCGTGACGCCGCCGCCCAGGTTGCCAAGGTATTGTCCGAAGCCCTGCCCTATATCCGCCGCTTCGTCGGCAAGACCCTGGTGATCAAGTACGGCGGCAACGCCATGGAGAGCGAGGAACTCAAGCAGGGTTTCGCTCGCGACATCGTGTTGATGAAGGCGGTCGGCATCAACCCGGTAGTGGTGCATGGCGGCGGCCCGCAGATCGGTGATCTGCTCAAGCGCCTGTCCATCGAGAGCCACTTCATCGACGGCATGCGCGTCACCGACACCGCCACCATGGACGTGGTGGAAATGGTGCTCGGCGGCCAGGTCAACAAGAGCATCGTCAACCTGATCAACCAGCACGGCGGCAGCGCCATTGGCCTGACCGGCAAGGACGCCGGGCTGATCCGCGCGAAGAAACTCAAGGTCAGCCGCCAGACGCCGGAGATGACCCAGCCGGAAATCATCGACATCGGTCATGTCGGCGAGGTCACCGGGGTCAATACCGAGCTGCTGAACATGCTGGTCAAGGGCAACTTCATCCCGGTCATCGCCCCTATCGGCGTCGGCCAGGATGGCGAGTCCTACAACATCAACGCCGACCTGGTGGCCGGCAAGGTCGCCGAGGCGCTGAAAGCCGAGAAGCTGATGCTGCTGACCAACATCGCCGGCCTGATGGACAAGCAGGGTGAAGTGCTCACCGGCCTGACCACCGAGCAGGTCGATGCGCTGATCGCCGACGGCACCATCTACGGCGGCATGCTGCCGAAGATCCGCTGCGCGCTGGAAGCCGTGCAGGGTGGCGTCAACAGCGCCCACATCGTCGACGGTCGCGTACCCAATGCGGTGCTGCTGGAAATATTCACCGACAGCGGTGTCGGCACCCTGATCACCAACCGCAAGCGCTCTTAA